From one Deltaproteobacteria bacterium genomic stretch:
- a CDS encoding D-glycerate dehydrogenase yields MGKTYPKVLVTRRLPGVSLDEPAGKVVLAAPPPDAPMPPDELLRLAPGAAGILCTLADRIDARLMDAAGPSLKVVSNFAVGVNNVDIGEASRRGIRVCNTPDVLTQATADLGFALLLAAARKFSDAERALRAGKFEGWDPWGFLGVPVYGKTLGIVGLGKIGCAIAVRAKGFGMRVLYNNRSPVPPDREKILSVEYRGLDDLLAESDFVVLCLPLTPETRGLIGKERLSRMKRTAVLVNIARGEVVDEEGLAQALSEGRIFAAGLDVYEREPLVHPSLLAAPSAVLLPHIGSATSETRERMGRLAAANLLAVLSGAEPFSPVN; encoded by the coding sequence TTGGGCAAAACGTATCCTAAAGTGTTGGTGACCCGGAGGCTTCCGGGGGTTTCACTCGACGAACCGGCGGGAAAGGTCGTATTGGCCGCGCCGCCGCCGGATGCCCCGATGCCCCCGGATGAACTTCTCCGCCTGGCGCCGGGGGCCGCCGGCATCCTGTGCACGCTTGCGGACCGGATCGACGCGCGCCTCATGGATGCGGCAGGCCCCTCGCTCAAGGTGGTTTCCAACTTTGCCGTCGGGGTAAACAACGTGGATATCGGGGAGGCTTCCCGCCGCGGAATACGGGTATGCAACACGCCGGATGTTCTCACGCAGGCGACCGCCGACCTTGGATTCGCGCTCCTCCTCGCGGCGGCGAGGAAGTTTTCCGACGCGGAACGGGCGTTGCGGGCGGGGAAGTTCGAAGGATGGGACCCATGGGGATTCCTCGGCGTTCCCGTTTACGGGAAGACGCTGGGGATCGTCGGCCTCGGGAAGATCGGCTGTGCGATCGCGGTTCGAGCTAAAGGATTCGGTATGCGCGTCCTCTACAACAACCGGAGCCCGGTTCCCCCGGACCGGGAGAAAATCCTCTCAGTGGAATATCGCGGGCTCGACGATCTGCTGGCCGAGAGCGACTTCGTCGTACTGTGCCTCCCCCTGACCCCGGAAACCCGCGGGCTTATCGGAAAGGAGCGCCTGTCGCGGATGAAGCGGACCGCCGTACTCGTCAATATAGCGCGGGGAGAGGTGGTCGACGAAGAGGGCCTGGCGCAGGCGCTTTCCGAGGGCAGGATCTTCGCGGCGGGGCTCGACGTCTACGAACGGGAGCCTTTGGTCCATCCCTCCCTTCTGGCGGCGCCTTCGGCGGTGCTTCTTCCGCACATCGGAAGCGCAACGTCGGAGACGAGGGAACGGATGGGCCGGCTGGCTGCGGCGAACCTGCTTGCCGTCCTCTCGGGGGCGGAGCCGTTCTCCCCCGTCAATTGA
- a CDS encoding LEA type 2 family protein, translated as MRIANRFPLFIFLLAASLAAVSCRALIKDALKPPKVRVAKIILASDPVNDPKGPLAFLLTLEVDNRNDYPLTVTRVAYFAVIGRDTVAEGDHGEEIRIEASRVTTVQVPVAIRTDAFREAMRQVLQARRLDYEFNGSVTFSGTVLGTVRIPFSKTGNLDAADLLKKKGF; from the coding sequence ATGCGGATCGCCAATCGGTTCCCTCTCTTTATTTTCCTGCTCGCCGCCTCGCTTGCCGCGGTCTCCTGCCGGGCGTTGATCAAGGATGCATTGAAGCCGCCCAAGGTCCGGGTTGCGAAGATTATTCTCGCATCGGACCCCGTCAACGATCCTAAAGGGCCGTTGGCGTTCCTGCTGACCCTCGAGGTGGACAACCGGAACGACTATCCCCTTACCGTGACTCGTGTCGCCTACTTTGCGGTCATCGGCCGCGACACGGTCGCGGAGGGCGACCATGGGGAGGAGATCCGCATCGAGGCATCGCGCGTGACGACAGTCCAGGTTCCCGTTGCGATCCGCACGGACGCCTTCCGGGAAGCCATGCGCCAGGTGCTGCAGGCCCGGCGCCTCGATTACGAATTCAACGGCTCCGTGACCTTCAGCGGTACGGTTCTCGGTACGGTCCGCATCCCCTTCTCGAAAACCGGAAATCTCGACGCAGCGGATCTCCTCAAAAAGAAGGGGTTTTAA
- a CDS encoding HD domain-containing protein, producing the protein MVKTKFVKDIKEGEPVRDLFLVAGKAQLLSNAGKPYLNLALRDRTGQFEARVWDRAEEIGKRFDRDDIVEVSGTAIQYQGRMQLKVHDVQKPAGAKPDLGDFLPVTKKGIESLWERFKALTAGIRDADLRRLLEEVFSDASGAETARRFRQAPGGKSMHHDYIGGLLEHTVSVAEICRFLSSHYEGVDGDILVAGALLHDVGKVEELTYEGTFDYTDEGRLLGHLYMGSEMISRACDRIDGFPPEKKMLLKHMVLSHHGELEFGSPKRPKTLEAVLLHFVENMDAKSNAFTEAMDDLREGARWTEYNRMFERYLFSGKFGK; encoded by the coding sequence ATGGTGAAGACGAAATTCGTCAAGGACATAAAGGAAGGGGAACCGGTGCGAGACCTGTTCCTCGTCGCCGGGAAGGCGCAGCTCCTGAGCAACGCGGGGAAGCCGTACCTGAACCTCGCCCTGCGCGACCGGACGGGGCAGTTCGAGGCGCGGGTGTGGGACCGGGCGGAAGAGATCGGGAAGCGGTTCGACCGGGACGACATCGTAGAGGTCAGCGGAACGGCGATCCAGTACCAGGGGAGGATGCAGCTGAAGGTCCACGACGTTCAGAAGCCCGCGGGCGCGAAACCGGACCTGGGGGATTTCCTTCCCGTGACGAAGAAGGGGATCGAATCGCTGTGGGAGCGCTTCAAAGCGCTGACGGCCGGGATAAGGGATGCGGACCTGCGCCGGCTCCTGGAAGAGGTCTTCTCCGATGCGTCTGGGGCGGAGACGGCGCGGCGGTTCCGGCAGGCGCCCGGCGGAAAGAGCATGCACCACGATTACATCGGCGGTCTCCTGGAGCACACGGTTTCCGTCGCGGAAATCTGTCGGTTCCTCTCCTCGCATTACGAGGGAGTGGACGGCGATATTCTCGTTGCGGGGGCGCTCCTGCACGACGTGGGCAAGGTGGAGGAGCTAACGTACGAAGGGACTTTCGACTACACCGACGAGGGGAGGCTGCTCGGCCACCTGTACATGGGATCCGAGATGATCTCCCGCGCCTGCGACCGCATCGACGGCTTCCCGCCGGAAAAGAAGATGCTCCTCAAGCACATGGTCCTCTCCCACCACGGTGAGCTGGAGTTCGGCTCGCCCAAACGTCCCAAGACGCTCGAAGCGGTCCTGTTGCACTTCGTCGAGAACATGGACGCCAAGTCCAACGCGTTCACCGAGGCGATGGATGACCTGCGGGAGGGCGCACGCTGGACGGAATACAACCGTATGTTCGAGCGTTACCTCTTCTCGGGGAAGTTCGGGAAATGA
- a CDS encoding M48 family metalloprotease, with the protein MRRLVYAASAAFILAGCATTTLPPVTSKDYAVESDERSLWVQAAEMERGFSKSGFLLGDEALERYLDGVAAKLVTPQMKGRVSFRIRVLKNPHLNAFALPNGALYLHTGILARMENEAQLATLLAHEMTHTTHRHSVNQFRNVKNKSAWLASSVVLTGGYGAILGALGAAAAVTGYSRELETEADMEGIKLVVAAGYDPKESLKIFEYLKKEIEEEKITEPFFFGSHPRIQERIENYEGQLKEKYAGMTGIVNRERFITAVREVILENARLDLKMGRFGIAQRGAEKYLSIRGNCARGRHLLGEVFRQRGEKEDEAKAVAEYLKAMELDPSFPDPHKCLGMIRMKKGEKEEAKKHFERYLALSPDAPDRGYVEEYMKAVR; encoded by the coding sequence GTGAGACGGCTGGTGTACGCCGCGTCGGCGGCGTTTATTCTCGCAGGCTGCGCCACGACGACCCTCCCGCCGGTCACTTCGAAGGATTACGCCGTCGAGAGCGACGAGAGGTCGCTCTGGGTCCAGGCGGCGGAAATGGAAAGGGGATTTTCGAAAAGCGGATTCCTGCTCGGCGACGAGGCACTGGAGCGGTACCTGGACGGTGTGGCGGCCAAACTTGTCACCCCCCAAATGAAGGGGCGCGTTTCGTTCCGAATCCGCGTTTTGAAGAACCCGCACCTGAACGCCTTCGCGCTTCCGAACGGCGCGCTGTACCTCCACACGGGAATCCTCGCCAGGATGGAGAACGAGGCGCAGCTTGCGACGCTTCTCGCCCACGAGATGACCCATACAACCCATCGCCATTCCGTGAATCAGTTCAGGAACGTTAAAAACAAGTCGGCATGGTTGGCATCATCGGTCGTCCTGACCGGCGGATACGGCGCAATCCTTGGAGCGCTGGGGGCCGCGGCGGCGGTGACCGGGTATTCGAGGGAACTTGAGACTGAAGCCGACATGGAAGGGATAAAGCTCGTCGTCGCGGCCGGATACGATCCGAAGGAATCCCTCAAGATCTTCGAATACCTCAAGAAGGAAATAGAGGAGGAGAAGATCACAGAGCCGTTCTTCTTCGGATCGCACCCGCGCATACAGGAGCGGATCGAGAACTACGAAGGGCAGCTCAAGGAGAAGTACGCCGGAATGACGGGTATCGTCAACCGGGAGAGGTTCATCACGGCGGTAAGGGAGGTCATCCTGGAGAATGCCCGGCTCGACCTGAAGATGGGGAGGTTCGGGATCGCACAAAGGGGGGCGGAGAAATACCTGTCTATACGGGGGAATTGCGCGAGGGGGCGCCACCTGCTGGGCGAGGTTTTCAGGCAGAGGGGAGAGAAGGAGGACGAGGCGAAGGCCGTGGCGGAATACCTGAAGGCCATGGAACTCGATCCTTCATTCCCCGATCCGCACAAGTGCCTCGGGATGATCCGTATGAAAAAAGGCGAAAAGGAGGAGGCGAAAAAGCATTTCGAAAGGTACCTCGCGCTCTCCCCCGATGCTCCCGACAGGGGATATGTGGAGGAATACATGAAGGCGGTGCGATGA
- a CDS encoding YchF/TatD family DNA exonuclease, which translates to MYFDSHAHLDHEPLCNAEEDVIRRAREAGVSRIVTIGIDPESDAKAIEIAHRHSGIYASIGLHPHKASKCSDDMLASLDRLSRCDKVVGIGETGLDYFRDRSPRDTQRAAFREQIRLARRRSLPVIIHDRIAHGEILSILAEENASEVGGIIHCFSGDYEMARKAVGMNFLISIPGAITYKGSEPQVEAVRKLPLEKLLLETDCPFLAPLPHRGKTNEPAFIPLVANKIAEIKGLSAEDVGRVTTLNALRIYRIPSEEEVRVSYLIRNSLYLNITNRCTNTCVFCAKREDYHVKGHYLKLPGEPSVEEVVAEVGDPTQFDEVVFCGFGEPLLRLDDVKAIASELKSKGAKVRVNTDGLANLVHGRNILPELAGLVDALSVSLNAPDSETYARICPNRYGPASFPAILEFLREAPRHVPSVVATAVALPGLDHDAVRLLADSIEGVSFRLRPFAEVG; encoded by the coding sequence ATGTACTTCGACTCGCACGCGCACCTGGACCATGAGCCGCTCTGCAACGCGGAAGAGGATGTCATCCGGCGCGCGCGGGAGGCGGGCGTTTCACGCATCGTCACGATCGGGATTGATCCGGAAAGCGATGCGAAAGCCATCGAAATAGCGCACCGCCACTCGGGAATTTACGCATCGATCGGCCTCCACCCGCACAAAGCCTCGAAATGTTCGGATGACATGCTTGCATCGCTCGACCGGCTATCCCGCTGCGACAAGGTGGTCGGTATCGGCGAAACCGGCCTCGACTACTTCCGGGACCGCTCTCCTCGGGACACGCAACGGGCCGCTTTCCGAGAGCAGATCAGGCTGGCGCGGCGAAGGAGCCTGCCGGTCATCATCCACGACCGGATCGCCCACGGCGAGATCCTCTCCATTCTCGCCGAGGAAAATGCCTCCGAAGTCGGCGGGATCATCCACTGCTTTTCCGGCGATTACGAGATGGCGCGGAAGGCGGTCGGGATGAACTTCCTCATCTCCATCCCCGGCGCGATCACCTATAAGGGATCGGAGCCGCAAGTCGAGGCGGTACGGAAACTCCCTTTGGAAAAGCTCCTCCTCGAAACCGACTGTCCGTTCCTTGCGCCGCTGCCCCATCGCGGGAAAACCAATGAGCCTGCCTTCATACCGCTCGTGGCGAATAAGATCGCGGAGATCAAGGGGCTATCGGCGGAGGACGTCGGAAGGGTCACCACCCTCAACGCTCTGCGTATCTACCGCATACCGTCGGAAGAGGAAGTCCGGGTGTCCTACCTGATCCGGAATTCCCTCTACCTCAACATCACCAACCGGTGCACCAACACCTGCGTCTTCTGCGCGAAGCGGGAGGATTATCACGTAAAGGGGCACTATCTGAAACTGCCGGGAGAGCCGTCGGTCGAAGAAGTCGTTGCGGAAGTCGGCGATCCGACTCAATTTGACGAAGTCGTCTTCTGCGGGTTCGGTGAGCCGCTTTTACGGCTGGATGACGTGAAGGCGATCGCGAGTGAACTCAAGTCGAAAGGCGCGAAGGTCCGGGTCAACACCGACGGCTTGGCGAACCTGGTGCACGGGAGAAACATCCTGCCGGAGCTCGCGGGGCTGGTGGACGCCCTCTCCGTCTCCCTCAACGCCCCCGACTCGGAAACGTATGCCCGGATCTGCCCGAACCGCTACGGACCGGCATCGTTCCCCGCCATTCTTGAATTCCTTAGAGAAGCACCGCGGCACGTCCCGTCGGTGGTCGCGACCGCCGTTGCCCTCCCCGGCCTCGACCATGACGCCGTTCGCCTGCTTGCCGACTCGATCGAGGGAGTTTCCTTCCGCCTCCGCCCCTTCGCCGAGGTGGGATGA
- the metG gene encoding methionine--tRNA ligase, with protein MKPTFYITTPIYYVNDVPHIGHAYTTVACDTLARYHRMKGQKVFFLTGTDEHGEKVQKSATQQGIASRELADKVVTRFKGLSPALDITNDDFIRTTEPRHYASVQDLFRKSLANGDIYLGEYEGWYCTPCESYWTDLQVVEGKCPDCSRPVERRKEPSFFFRLSKYQRPLLDYYRKNPAFIRPESRRNEVVAFVEGGLNDLSVSRTSLTWGIPVPDHPGHVIYVWYDALTNYITGVGYPDGGERYDTFWPADIHMVGKDILRFHAVFWPAFLMSAGVAPPLGVFAHGWWTVEGQKMSKSLGNVVDPYEMVEKYGADAFRYFLMREVPFGMDGDFSRKALVHRINSDLANDFGNLLNRTLGMLGKYFGGTVPPPSRSEEQDLQLAAKAAEVLCAVDGAMEKVEFHNALSSTWDLVKAANRYVDSSAPWALAREPAKRERLGTVLYNILEAARISVLLSAPFVPIAAQKMWEALGCEGQVASANLSSTGVWGGLKPGVTLPKSAVAFPRIEE; from the coding sequence GTGAAGCCCACGTTCTACATCACGACGCCGATCTACTACGTCAACGACGTTCCGCACATCGGGCATGCCTACACCACCGTCGCATGCGACACGCTGGCGCGTTACCACCGGATGAAGGGGCAGAAGGTATTTTTCCTTACCGGGACGGACGAGCACGGCGAGAAGGTCCAGAAGAGCGCCACGCAGCAGGGCATAGCGTCGAGGGAACTCGCGGACAAGGTGGTCACGCGGTTCAAGGGGCTCTCCCCCGCTCTGGACATCACTAACGACGACTTCATCCGCACTACGGAACCCCGCCACTACGCATCCGTGCAGGACCTTTTCCGGAAATCGCTCGCCAACGGGGACATCTACCTCGGCGAATACGAGGGATGGTATTGCACGCCATGCGAGTCGTACTGGACGGACCTCCAGGTCGTCGAGGGCAAATGCCCCGACTGCAGCAGGCCCGTCGAACGGCGAAAGGAGCCGTCCTTCTTCTTCCGCCTGTCGAAGTACCAGCGTCCGCTGCTGGATTATTACCGGAAGAACCCGGCGTTCATCAGGCCGGAGAGCCGCCGCAACGAAGTCGTCGCCTTCGTCGAAGGGGGCTTGAACGATCTGTCGGTATCCCGCACCTCGCTTACGTGGGGAATCCCGGTGCCGGATCACCCGGGTCACGTGATTTACGTATGGTACGACGCTCTCACCAATTACATTACCGGCGTGGGATACCCGGACGGCGGGGAGAGGTACGACACCTTCTGGCCCGCGGACATCCATATGGTGGGGAAGGACATCCTCAGGTTCCATGCGGTGTTCTGGCCGGCGTTCCTGATGTCGGCGGGGGTTGCACCGCCGCTTGGCGTCTTCGCCCACGGCTGGTGGACCGTCGAAGGACAGAAGATGAGCAAGTCGCTGGGCAACGTCGTGGACCCGTACGAGATGGTGGAAAAATACGGCGCGGACGCTTTCCGCTACTTCCTCATGCGGGAAGTCCCGTTCGGGATGGACGGCGACTTCTCCCGCAAGGCCCTCGTGCACAGGATCAACTCCGACCTCGCCAACGACTTCGGAAACCTGCTGAACCGGACGCTGGGCATGCTGGGGAAATATTTCGGCGGAACCGTCCCTCCCCCATCCCGCTCCGAAGAGCAGGATCTTCAGCTTGCCGCGAAAGCCGCCGAGGTCCTTTGCGCCGTGGACGGGGCGATGGAAAAAGTCGAGTTCCACAACGCGCTATCTTCGACGTGGGACCTCGTGAAGGCCGCCAACCGGTACGTCGATTCCTCGGCGCCGTGGGCCCTGGCCAGGGAGCCCGCGAAACGGGAGCGGCTGGGCACGGTCCTGTACAACATCCTCGAGGCCGCCCGTATTTCAGTGCTGCTTTCGGCCCCCTTCGTGCCGATCGCCGCCCAGAAGATGTGGGAGGCGCTAGGGTGCGAAGGGCAGGTGGCGTCCGCGAACCTGTCCTCAACCGGCGTCTGGGGCGGGCTCAAACCCGGCGTCACCCTGCCGAAATCCGCCGTCGCCTTCCCCCGCATCGAGGAATGA